In Plasmodium vivax chromosome 10, whole genome shotgun sequence, the sequence GATCTGCGACTGGTCCTCAGTGCGATCGTGCCTCCCCTCCAttaaaggaagaaaacacTGCCTCATAAATTCAGAATCTAATAAATTCCTGCCAGGGTAGAACCAGTGGATGTTGCACTTGACCGACGTCTGGCTTGTCATGGAGGATAAAatgatgttaaaaatgatgtgAATGTTAAAGTGAgttatattgtaaaaataaaaatgatatttatatttttcaaaaacgTAATGTCTTAATGCATATTTGTATTTGAATGGAGATTTCAAGTAGGTGTATCTGTActgttccctttttcctctttttcctaCGATGTGATTTATTCGATAGTTTAAAATGTatgtgttgtttttttttcctgtttttttcttctcttttttgggACTACCTTCCGCGGGAGGGCATGCCATGTCATGAGGCGGCTCACTTGTGTTGAAAGTTTTATGTTGGTCTCCATTTGGACACTCCGTCTGATTGTTGCTCCCTTGTGGAGGGCTACTTGACTTGTTATCCTCCTCATCAAACGGGAGAGGATTCACAAAGCGCATCACCTTCTCCACGTGCTCATCAATTTGGACGCTGTAGTGGCTACTCCTCTCGCACGTATCTTCCTCCCCCATGTGatactttatatttttacagctGTAATTGTTGTACgtgtaaatattatttttcaaattctcTATGGTTTTCCTCAtttcgcttctcctcctcgttATGTACGTCGCCTTAACGTACTTTAGGAAGTAGCTCTCTATGCCCATTTTGGGGGAAACGCATCTGAGGAGGGCAACAGAACTAACACCTTCGCCGTGGCGCTCATTTGGTGTGTGTCGGCGTGCAGACCTGCTAAGCTGTGCCCCTTCCTTTGTGGGGGCATGTCCTCGTGAGCAAAAATGGCCAACGCGCTCATCACAGGTATGTGCTCAATTGGGGGGTATTACGCCATGCCGTAATTGAAGAAGTAACCCGCTGAAGAGGCTGCATTGGTGCGCTGCCAAAATGTGCGCTGTTTGTGCCCCCCTTTAccctttataaaaatggtgaggagaaaaaggagagggatgcgaagagggaaaacaaaCCAAACTAACGGAAAAGCTAACCGGTGGCCTAAAATTTGCGGGCCATTTTGCAAAGCCATTTGTGCATTATTTCAAGAAAGTGGGCAAAAAcgccctccattttttggcctaaaaaaatattaacgcAACGTCTGAGTGACGAACCCGCAGGGTAGGGACTTCTCCACACTTGGGAAAGCCACCCTTACTAagcacatatgtacaaacGTGTAGGTGCGCGCTCGCCCCGCTGTGTTATTCACGCTCGTTCCCCATTCTTTCTACACCCCGGGGTAGGCAATTTGCCAATAAGGCGCAAACTTCGCGGGGAATTATTTTCAGGAGAAGACCCCCACTTGGTGTCACCACGTACACCTTTGCGGTACCTGCGgggattatttttatgtgatgaaaaaaaatgaaacattgGACCGGGTGAGCTAAACCAAGCTGCTCAAAAGGGCGGGGAATGCCCCTTCGGTGAGAGCCCACGTTAGGGTGTAACcgggaaaaaataagcaaaaaaaagtgcacacaAAGTGATGTAATAACATGCGTTCGACGTATGGTTGGTCGGCTCACCAGTCGTCCCTCAAGCAGCCATCTCTCCACACTGCACGTGTGCGGGTGGCACTGGCAAACGACACCAACGGCTAGCAGCGGTATGGAAGGCGTTCGCACAGGAGAATGGTTAACCGCGGCGAggttcgcctttttttacgGCAGAAAAATAGTACGTATTTCACAGGTGCATGCACAGACAGGGGGCTGGCACCCCGTGGGCAGTGAAATGTTTAGGTGCAATTGCCTTCGCGGCTCCGCTGTCCCGGCTAGCACCATCGGATCGAGGGTACATTTCTCCGCGAGGCCCttcccaaaaagggaaaaaggcacAACGTTTGCTCGCTTAACTGCGAAGCTGTTT encodes:
- a CDS encoding hypothetical protein, conserved (encoded by transcript PVX_080185A) — encoded protein: MGIESYFLKYVKATYITRRRSEMRKTIENLKNNIYTYNNYSCKNIKYHMGEEDTCERSSHYSVQIDEHVEKVMRFVNPLPFDEEDNKSSSPPQGSNNQTECPNGDQHKTFNTSEPPHDMACPPAEGSPKKEKKKTGKKNNTYILNYRINHIVGKRGKREQYRYTYLKSPFKYKYALRHYVFEKYKYHFYFYNITHFNIHIIFNIILSSMTSQTSVKCNIHWFYPGRNLLDSEFMRQCFLPLMEGRHDRTEDQSQINSYVRRHIEEAYNNVVLNEEGNETFSPSNFNVNLDLTKYNIQNLLPLFFENKSFSQNYKNLFLLEEKCFKKVKSKIRKKNFHWFLNKNPNG